GATTGGTTTTAGATTATTCCCACACTGAATACAGTACTGATCCTCTATAGGAATCTCACACAGGATTTCACGGACAGGAAGATCTTTTATAATTTCTACTCTCTTTGTCTTTGTATGAGTCCGGGTGTAACCCTTTACTTCTTTGGTTATAGGTTCTGGATCAGGAGAATCAGAATAAGCTTCTGCCTCATTGAACAAATGTAGTTGTCCTTCAATATCATCCTTAGGAGTTTTTTCACTGGATGAACCGAACTTTTCCTTCCGAAGTATTAGTATCATCTCCGTAAGATTATCTACTTGTAGTTGTAACTTTTTTATTGTATTTTCGAGCTGTTCAATGTAAGCATCTTTATTATTCATCAGTGGTTTTTCTCCTACCATATATTCTAAACTTGATAGGTTTATTATACCATAAAAACAGCTAAAAGGCTAGTAAAATCAATACTTTCAGTCACTTTCCACTTAACAAAAAGCACCCTGTTTGACAGTCTTAATAGCCTTTGGTTGGTCGATAGAAAGTCCCTCCATTAACCAGCGAAATTCCTGCCAGGTAAGGAGTTTTACCTCATCTTGACTACGAGGCCATTTGAAATTTCCGCTCTCTAATCTTTTATAAAGAAGAACAAATCCATCTCCTTCCCAAAGGAGTGCCTTGAGCCTATCCCGGCGTTTACCGCAGAAAAGAAAGAGACTCTTTGAAAAAGGATCTAGATGGAACTGTTCTTGTACCACTGCAGCTAGTCCATCAATTGATTTACGCATATCTGTGTAGCCACAGGCAATGTAGATGTTCTTAGCTACAGTAATATCGCCTAGCATATATTTTTCAGTGCTAGAAGCACTGCTTCAATAGTCTGCCCGCTTGCTCCATTATGTACTTCAAGTGTAGCAGATGGAAGATGGATAATGACTGATGCCATAAGATTGGTTTGCTGTGCTTCTATTTCAAACTTGGCAAACTCAACTTGTGAATCTTGCTTAGGTATTGCGGGTAGAATAGCTTCACATGCTTTTTTACGTATCTTACGAAGCCAATAGTAATAAGCGTGACGGCTGATATGATTTTTCTGGCACCAGTCGTCAACCTTAAGCCCACTGTTTTGACAGTCCTCAATTAGTTTTTCCCATTGTTCTTGACGGAACTTTGTTTTTACATAGGTAACTTCATCCATGTTTCACAACTCCTTTCTAAAGTTTTTCAAGTTGAAAAACTTGAAAAACTTTAACTCAATATTTAGAGTTATTATCACATGGATCTCTAAAATAGAATAGGCACTCTATTGTCGAGCGCTTACAAAGAACCGAAGATTTTTGAGGAACACCTTACAATGATTAAGGGTAAAGGGTTTATTATTCCTGAAGGAAGAGAAATCCTGATAAAAAACGAAAGAAGTACATAAGATTGGCTACTTCCTCGACACGTCTACGCAAACTGATAGAAAAGTTGCGTATGAAAATCGGATTGGTATCATTAAAAAAGGAAATCTTACGCAAATTATTTGCGTAAGGAAAATAGATTATATCTCATAAAGATTCGAAAAGTCACTATTTATGCTTATCATAGAAGTTCCAGTTTCAAAACTTCGCAAAACAAATGGGAAATTAGACGATACCTAGAATGCTACTTCTTTGAGAAGGTAGCAAAACAGATGGGAAATTAGATGATACCTAGAATCAAAGAGTATTATTATGTGATTAGTAAAAGGACCGTCCAGGTTTATAAGACTTGGATGGTCTTATTTTTAGTCAGTTTATATTGTATAATAACTTTATTGGTGGTAAGATTTTGATAACAAAGTAAGCGGTAGATAATGGTAAGCGTCAAATCATACGCCCTTAGTAAATTTTAAGCGCCGCTTATTGGCGGCGCTTGCTGTAACAATTAGCTGGGAGTGTTTTTGACCACGGCATGAGTGGCTCCAGCTTTGATTGTCCTATGTTTCCATCTTTATCAATGATTTTGGGCAGTTCTGTGAGAAGATAGCTGATATAGTAATACACGTTGAGATTGTTTGCCCTGGCTGTTTCGGTAATACTATAGATTATTGCACTGGCCTGGGCACCCCTTACTGTATTTATCGTCATCCAGTTCTTACGCCCTATGGTGAAATTTCGAAGAGCACGTTCACTGGCAGAGTTATCTATGGGAACTTCTCCATCGGTTAAAAATACTTTTAGGTATTCTTCCTGGTTTACACTGTATTGCAGTCCGGAAGCTGTTTTTCCTTTCGGAGGAACCACCTTGTTCGATAGGCACTCCTTAACCCACGCAAAGTATTCCTCCACCAATGGCTTGACTGAGGTCTGGCGTTCCATTAAGCGTTCTTGCGGTGACAGCTCCTTCAGGCTGTTCTCCAGATCATAGATTGCACCGATCCTGACCAGTGCCTGATACGCTATCGATTGCCGTATCAGTTTCTCATTACCCTTACCGATGGCCTTTATCGCATCCGCATAATCCCTGCGGGCATGGGCAAAACAGTTGGCGTTTGTAAGCCCATCCAGTTCACGTGCAGTCTTGTGATACTGTTCAAGACCGTCTGTCACCAGGATCCCTTGGAAGTCTTTATAGTACTCCTTGGGATGGTCACTGTGACGCGTCTTTTGATACTCATACACAACGATCTTTGGAACCGGACTTAACTCTCCTGTGAGATGAACCCACATGTAACTTTTACTACCGGCAGGTCGACCATCATGAATTACTTCAACCGTAGTCTCATCACTCTGATTCACATGTGCCTTTAAAGAAGTTGATTTCATAAATTCATAAACGGGCACGAAGTATTTTTCAGCTGCGCTAACTGTCCAGTTGGACATGGTCTGTTTTGACAGATGCAATCCGTTTGTCTGGAAATCGCGTGCAATCCGATCCAGTGGATTGCCATTTACATATTTAGCGTTGATGATTGCTGCCTCCAAAGAAGGTGTTGCAATACTCCCCCGAAATAAAGTATTCGGATGATCTCCGCGAAGAAACTCATCCTGATGCATCCCATCGGTTCCGACATATACTTTGATCACATGCTTTTCTGCAATCCACCTGGCAGGCTCGAAACGTAATTGCCAGAACACTTCATCCGGCATGCTTTTCCAGTTGCCTTCACCAAAGGTATCACGGAGCTTTTTCTCTGTGACATCATGAGGGATTTCCTCCTGAGGGAAGTCCTTTAAGTCTTCTTCACGTTGTCCTTTTTGCTTGCTTTTACGAGGTTTCTTTTCCACTTCAATAATTGCTTCTTCAATTGTCGGCTCCGGGATGCTTTCATCGCAGCAAGCCTCAGCCTCATTGAAGAAGGATATCTGTCCCGTAATCGCTTCAAGCTTCTCAGACTGACGACCAAAGCGTTGCTGATTAGCAAGACGAACCTGCTCCATAAGGTTCTCATAATCCTGTTCCAGCTTATCCAAACGTTCCTGCATCTGGTAGATGATATCGTTTTTCAATCCTGGATCCATTGTATTCAGTTCATCAGGAGTAAATTTTTTGCACATGTTTTTCGCCTTTCTGTATTGTAACCATTATAACAGAAATGCTTATAAATAGCCAGTTTTGTGACTTTTAGGACTCGCAATGTTCCGTCATTTTGCCACCATGTCTGACCTTGTTAATCCCTCTTTAAAGCACTGGAAATATAGAGTTTTCAAGGTTCAAAAAGCTTATAAAAGGCCTATATGTAGACTTTGAGTGGCTTCTGAATCCACTAAGAAACCGATCAGTCCGGAAGAAGCCGGTGCCTGAAAAAAAGGAAATATTTTCTCCGTTTTGTACAAACATCAGTTGATTTTTGTCGGAGTTACTTCTTTTATCTTCGGATCCAGAGGATTCAAACCGAGCATCAGATAGTTATACTGTTCTTCTGTAAGCTCAGCAGCTTCTTCCGTTGTACGGGGCCAGGATAGAGTACCATCTTCAAATCTTTTATACAAAAGTAAGAAGCCATCGCCCATCCAAAGTAATCCTTTTATACGATCGGATTTCCTACCACAAAAGAGAAATAAAGTTCCTTTTTCAAATGGGTTTTGATTATATTTACCGCCGATGATCATCGAGAGTCCGTCGATACTTTTCCTCAAATCAACGGTCCCACAGGCAAGTACCACACGGCGTATTCCGGCAGCATCCTCAAGCATGTGACACCTCACGAAGAATTATTGACAGCAGATCACCGGTGATATCATTCGATAGTGCAATAGTCATTGTTGCAGTTTTGATCACAGCGGCTGGTCTGATGGTTTCAGGGATAGTATCTGAAACTGATTTTTTTGTCTCAGGTATACGGATTTCGGCAAAGGAAACACCTGATGTTCCCTGTGAGATAGGTAACAGAGAAGAGTGATCCACTTGCTTGAAAGTCTCAGTACGTAACTTACGCTGCCAATAATAATAATACGATTTCTCACTAACTTGATTCTCTGTCATCCACTGCTTAGCACTCATCCCTGCCGGTCTGTTATGGCACTGGAGTATGATGTCTCTCCATCTTGAATTGCGTACGGTGTGAGCTATTTGATCCATGTTAGATGGCCTCCTTTAAAAAACTAATAGTTTTTTGCATTTATTAAAGTATGCCATAAAAAATATATTTAGCCTAGGCGAGCGATTTGACGCTTACGTTATAATGGTAGTAGATAAATAATCCTTCATATTTTTTGAGAACGGATTATTGAACAGTGTAAATGGTAAATTATGTAAGTGATTCAAAACATGGCGTCGTGAATTATTAAGCTGATTATGATAAACTTTCTGAAAAACAAATTCAGGAGGTTGGTTATGTTCAATCAGGAAAGTTATAGACTATGGAAACAGAGAATACAGGAACAAAAAATCAGCGGGGTGACAATACCGGAATGGTGCGAGAAAAATCAGTTATCTCCTCATGCATACTATTACTGGAGAAAGATCATTCGTACACATAAGGAAGACCCGACCGTTTCTCAATCGACATCATTTGCTGAAATTAATCAAACTGAGAAGATCTCCGTTTCATCGTGTGGAGTGTCGCTAACCTGGAAAGACGTCAGTATCCAGATTTCATCGAAGCAAGAAGCCCTCTTAGCAGCAGAGGTAATTCGAGCGCTGCAATCCTCATGTTGAGCTCTTTCATTTCAGGGGCGGAACATATTTATCTTGCATGTGGGGCGACTGATTTTCGAAAACAGGCTGAATCACTGGTAGCAATGGTTACCATGAAATTCAAGCTCGATCCGTATTCCCCTGTATGTGTATTCCTTTTCTGCAATAAAAATAAAACTGCGATTAAAGTACTCCGCTACGATAAGAACGGATTTATTCTAGCTAGCAAAAAACTTCTGGAAGGGATGAAATTTCAATGGCCAAAAACCGAAGAAGAGGTAAAGGATATTTCATTCCGTCAGGTTGAATGGCTGTTGGAAGGGCTTTCGATTGAGCAGCAAAAAGCTCACCGAGATATTATGTTAGAACTGAAAAACACCTGCTACTGACACCGTCAAAACCACGAAAAAAAGCCCGCAAATGCCGATGAATTCAGCATTTTACGGGCTTTTATAAACTGGAAAAATAACTCGAAAAATGGTATAATAGTTAGAGATAAACCTGATAAGAAAGTCGGTGAGGGAATGACGAAACAGGAAGAACTGCTTATGCTGAGAGCCTTGGTTGCAAAGCAAAAAGAAGAATTGGAACAGAAGGACAAAACGATTGAAAAACAGAATATCCGTATTGAAAACATGATCCAAGCGCTGCTTCATGCAAGACAAAAGCTGTTCGGAAAATCAACCGAAGTTACCGAGCATATCCCCGGACAGATGAATTTATTCTCTACCACGCAGGATTTGGCAAAAGAACTTTTTCATGAGCAGAAAAAGATAACGGTACCGGCACATCAACGGAAGACAAGACAACCTGGAGTCCGCGCTGAGATGCTTGCCTCGCTTCCCAAGGATATCGATGAATATATCATCAATCCAGAAGAGGTATGTTCCACTTGTGGCGGTAAGTTGAAAGTAATCGGAAAAAGGCTGATCCGCACAGAGGTAGAGTTTATCCCTGCAAGACTTAAGGTGGTACAGATCGTACAACAAATCGCCAAGTGTACCGAATGCGGTACCGGGAAAAATGATAATCCCAAGGATCATTTTCAAAAAGCAGCAATTCCTAGCTCTGTATTACC
The nucleotide sequence above comes from Variimorphobacter saccharofermentans. Encoded proteins:
- the tnpB gene encoding IS66 family insertion sequence element accessory protein TnpB (TnpB, as the term is used for proteins encoded by IS66 family insertion elements, is considered an accessory protein, since TnpC, encoded by a neighboring gene, is a DDE family transposase.), coding for MLGDITVAKNIYIACGYTDMRKSIDGLAAVVQEQFHLDPFSKSLFLFCGKRRDRLKALLWEGDGFVLLYKRLESGNFKWPRSQDEVKLLTWQEFRWLMEGLSIDQPKAIKTVKQGAFC
- the tnpA gene encoding IS66 family insertion sequence element accessory protein TnpA codes for the protein MDEVTYVKTKFRQEQWEKLIEDCQNSGLKVDDWCQKNHISRHAYYYWLRKIRKKACEAILPAIPKQDSQVEFAKFEIEAQQTNLMASVIIHLPSATLEVHNGASGQTIEAVLLALKNIC
- the tnpC gene encoding IS66 family transposase, with translation MCKKFTPDELNTMDPGLKNDIIYQMQERLDKLEQDYENLMEQVRLANQQRFGRQSEKLEAITGQISFFNEAEACCDESIPEPTIEEAIIEVEKKPRKSKQKGQREEDLKDFPQEEIPHDVTEKKLRDTFGEGNWKSMPDEVFWQLRFEPARWIAEKHVIKVYVGTDGMHQDEFLRGDHPNTLFRGSIATPSLEAAIINAKYVNGNPLDRIARDFQTNGLHLSKQTMSNWTVSAAEKYFVPVYEFMKSTSLKAHVNQSDETTVEVIHDGRPAGSKSYMWVHLTGELSPVPKIVVYEYQKTRHSDHPKEYYKDFQGILVTDGLEQYHKTARELDGLTNANCFAHARRDYADAIKAIGKGNEKLIRQSIAYQALVRIGAIYDLENSLKELSPQERLMERQTSVKPLVEEYFAWVKECLSNKVVPPKGKTASGLQYSVNQEEYLKVFLTDGEVPIDNSASERALRNFTIGRKNWMTINTVRGAQASAIIYSITETARANNLNVYYYISYLLTELPKIIDKDGNIGQSKLEPLMPWSKTLPANCYSKRRQ
- the tnpB gene encoding IS66 family insertion sequence element accessory protein TnpB (TnpB, as the term is used for proteins encoded by IS66 family insertion elements, is considered an accessory protein, since TnpC, encoded by a neighboring gene, is a DDE family transposase.); this translates as MLEDAAGIRRVVLACGTVDLRKSIDGLSMIIGGKYNQNPFEKGTLFLFCGRKSDRIKGLLWMGDGFLLLYKRFEDGTLSWPRTTEEAAELTEEQYNYLMLGLNPLDPKIKEVTPTKIN
- a CDS encoding IS66 family insertion sequence element accessory protein TnpB, which encodes MDQIAHTVRNSRWRDIILQCHNRPAGMSAKQWMTENQVSEKSYYYYWQRKLRTETFKQVDHSSLLPISQGTSGVSFAEIRIPETKKSVSDTIPETIRPAAVIKTATMTIALSNDITGDLLSIILREVSHA
- the tnpA gene encoding IS66 family insertion sequence element accessory protein TnpA: MFNQESYRLWKQRIQEQKISGVTIPEWCEKNQLSPHAYYYWRKIIRTHKEDPTVSQSTSFAEINQTEKISVSSCGVSLTWKDVSIQISSKQEALLAAEVIRALQSSC
- the tnpB gene encoding IS66 family insertion sequence element accessory protein TnpB (TnpB, as the term is used for proteins encoded by IS66 family insertion elements, is considered an accessory protein, since TnpC, encoded by a neighboring gene, is a DDE family transposase.), which translates into the protein MLSSFISGAEHIYLACGATDFRKQAESLVAMVTMKFKLDPYSPVCVFLFCNKNKTAIKVLRYDKNGFILASKKLLEGMKFQWPKTEEEVKDISFRQVEWLLEGLSIEQQKAHRDIMLELKNTCY